The sequence ATCACGGCTACTTCTGTCGTACCTCCCCCGATATCAACAATCATACTTCCCGTAGGCTCCCATACAGGCAGACCCGCACCAATAGCAGCAGCAAATGGCTCCGCAATCGGGAAGGCATCCTTCGCACCTGCATGCTTGGTCGCATCTATTACCGCTCTTTCTTCTACCATCGTAATGCCTGAAGGTACACATACCATGACATTCGGCTTTTTGGCAAAACTGGAACGATTTTTTTGTGCTAATTTAATATAATATTTCATCATCGATGCTGTCGTATCATAATCTGCAATAACTCCGTCTTTCATCGGACGAATTACTGAAATATTCCCAGGAGTACGTCCTATCATATTTCTAGCATCGCCACCGACCGCTTCTATGTCACCAGTTGTCTTATTTATCGCTACTACAGACGGTTCACGCACAACAATTCCTTTTCCTTTTACAAAAACCAGCGTATTTGCTGTACCTAAATCAATCCCTAGATCCTGTGAAAAACTAAATAATCCCACTCTTTTTCTTCCTCTCAGACATAATAATACAAACATTTACTTCAATATTTTATGCTTTTATTCCATTTCTATCAAGAATTTGTATTCTGATATTCGACAATCTTTTTTCCGAATCTCTTCCATTTGTTTTTCGACTTTGTTCCGGCACTGTTATGATTTATGTAAATGGCCAGAGAAACTATCCAATCATAAGAATAAGCGCCATTATACAACTACGCTTGTATAAGGCGCTAAAAAGCTTGTCTATATTCTATTATACTGAACTTTTCGGAAAATAGATAGTGTTATAAGTACCCTTTTTCTTTTAAAGAGATAAATTTATGATCTCCAATTATAAGATGGTCCAAAAGTTCGATTCCAATCATTTTGCCACTTTCTGACAACCGTTTTGTTACATGGATATCTTCTTGGGATGGTGAAGGGTCTCCGGAAGGATGATTATGGGCGCAAATAATGGAAGCTGCTGACCGTTTGACCGCTTCCCGATATACTTCGCGAGGGTGGACAATAGAAGCATTCAAACTGCCAATAAAAATAGTTTGCCGATGAATAATCTGGTTCTTTGTATCAAGAAACATGGATACAAAATGCTCTTGTTTTAAGCCGCTCATTTCTTCCATTAAGTAATTGGCACCATCCTCAGGACTTCGTATCGTATATTTCTCTTTCTCCTTAAACTGTTGTATTCGCTTGCCAAATTCAACGGCAGCTAATATCTGTACACCTTTCGCCTGGCCAATTCCTTTGATTTGAATCAATTCTTCAATAGTAACGTCTTTGAGCATTTTCAAGCCCTCAAAATGACAAAGAACCGTTTCTGCCAGCTGGTGTACATTTTCACTCCTTGTGCCAGATCCGAGCAAAATTGCCAATAACTCCTGATTGGATAAATGTCCTGGTCCGAATGTAAGCAACCGTTCCCTTGGACGATCTTCCTTTGGTACTTCTTTCATCGTAATTGTTGTTATTTCCACACTTGTATCCTCCTTCTTTTCCAATATCTCCTAGTTTATCGAGAAGGATGTGTGACGGCAAATGGAGCTTTTCATGTTTTCACAGCTCCATTATATATGATTCGCTTGATTCTCTTATAAGAAAACATGAAAATGCATCGACCAGATCAATACAAAAAATGAATTAGTTAGTTGCGAGCTTTTCATAGCTTTCTATGATGGATAGTAATGCCACTTGTTTTGCCTGTTCGTCTGAAGCATTTGCAAATTCATCGGCTGCTGTAGCAACTACTTGCACTTTTTCAGACATATTCTCCGGCTTTGCCTGCAACCATTCGGTAATACTGGACGGATCCAGTCCATCAGCGAGTTGTTGATCGATCATACTTCCCAAATCAGTTAACCAAGCTTTTTCTTCAGCAGATACAGACGCCGTTTCCGTATTCGTCGTCCATTCTTTTCCAGCATATATTTCATAGGTCGTATTAATTGAACTAGAGGCAAATTGTTTAGAAGCATCATGTGATGTCTCTGCGCCAACAAAGACATGATACTGATCATCACGCTGCCAAATCATCGCTGCGACATTCTCTTGTTCTAATCCTGTGATCAACTCTTCCGCAGCAGCCTGATTTGAATAGACACCTGCCTGAATGACAAATAACGGATAAGATTTTAGTTCAAGGGCATCTCCACCTGTTGCCCCTCCACTATTCTCTTCACTTGTACTGCCAGTTGTTTGCACAGCGCCATTCGTACTATTCTGATTTGTCGCCATTTCCTCTGGATCAAGATCTACAAACATTTTTAGCATAATAAATCCTAGAAATGAACCAATGATTATGGCAGTAAGTGCCGATAACCATAAGGATTTGTATTTTTTCCAGAAGGATTGTGATGGCTTTTTCTTAAATGAACCGGGGTCAGGTGTATATTGGCGTTGAAATACATGATCATCATCCATTGGGTGATGATTTTCTCTTATATAATCTTCTAAAGAAGACTGATTACTAGCATTATGCACCTGTGCATCTCTTTGACTGGGAGCGTCATGTTGATTGCGATTAATTTGAATAGTAATAGCTTTTTTGTTATCCATGAAATCCCTCGTTTCGAATCCTTTTCTATCACACTATCATATCTATTACGAGATGTAAGACGACTTTTGTCATCTCTATCAGAAAAGTGTTCATCAAATACTGACAGGAAATCAGTAATTGCATCAATGCTCGTTAGTGAAAGTTTCGAATATTTTGTTTTAATTAAAAAAAGAGCACACCAATGATAATCGATGTACTCTTTACTTAATTCGCTTCTAACCCTTGTAAATCAGGAGTAAAAAAGGTATGAAATTGTATGGTAAAGTCGATTGCATGCTCATCATCCGTTCGATCAAAATTAATTTGACGAATATCTATCACCCTGCTATTTTCATTTAATTTTGTTAGAAATTGGTGAAAGTTATCATATGCCGGAGCTTGACCTTCTATCAAATAGATGAGACTCTGGACATCTTCTATTTCTGAAGTGTTCTCTTCCACTTGTACGCTGCTGATAGAAAGCTGACTTGCCTTTTTTGCTTGATCCAACAATTGAATAATAGCATCATTTTGTTTGTGAACCGGAAGCTTTTCCAGCAGTTCGGGCGACATATTCCCAACCGTTTCTTCCCATGTATCCGCATTGGCTAGATAAAGTTCCTGTGTTTGCAAGTCCATAGAGATTTTTTGATGATCGGCTTTTACTGGATCAAGAAAATAAATTCTCCCCAACAAATAAGCACCTACTATCAATAAGAGCACAAGGAGTAACCAAAAAATGCTGGCACGCGTCCACTTAACGGTCATTCGCTAACACCTCCAGCCATGCCTGATCATTCAATTCTATTTGAAAAGTAGCGCCGCTTACTCCTGCATCCGTTTCCGCTAAATAATTAAAACGGACATCTGAAGTAAATGGTTGAGCTACTAATGATTGATTATAAGCAGCATAATCGGCATAATGAGAGGATGATATTGAAATTTCCAGCACATCTCCTTGCGTATAATAAAAATGACTAATCACACTACTGGCTGGTTTCAGTTTTTGAAGTTTATCCGTTAATTCAACATTCCCCATCAAATTTCCTTCTAATTGATCAATACTTGTTGTTAATTGTTGCTGCTGTGTTACCATTTCTTCGAGACTGATTGCGTCTGCCTCCGCCTGCTGATTGGATTCGATGTCAGCTTCCATCGCAGAGATTTCTTCTTGCAGAGACATATAAGGCTGGAAAATAAGCCAAGCAGAAATGCTTAAACCAATGACCGCAATAACTATAATGAAGTATGGCACAAGATTGACAGCCTTATGTTCGATAAAATTTATTTGCATACTATCACCCTATCACTTCGAATTCCCTCTAATCACCAATCCAGCTAGATCACTAGATCCTCTTGGAATAGTTCCTGGTAAGTAATTCTGCAATGCGTCAACCGGCAATGACGAAAAAGAAGTTAACGCAGTTCGAGCCTGATCCATATACGGAAAATCTCCTGCCAGCACAATTTTTTCGATTCCTTTATTTCCCTTTTGGACAGAATAGCGGTAAAAATCATTAAACCGCTCCATCGTGACAAGGTGTGTATCAATCAATGCCTGCAATTCCTCTTCGTCACCGGTCCACTTTAGCTGTTCCCGTTCAAAACTCCAGGACCACAAACGATTTTCCACTGGTAATTGAACATGTCTCGAAAAGACAAGCAACCCATTTTCAAATGCTGCCAAAACTAGTCCTGTTTTCGTCCATTGCATCAACAAGGTATCTTGCTCATAATTCGTATCAGGCAAAACCTCTTGATAGAGTCGCCAAAGTGCTAACGAAGAAATATCGGCTATAATTGGTTTCAAATGAATGGCAGCAAAAACGTTTAGAAATGCTTGCAATACATCTTTTGGATAAGCGAAAACGAGAAGTTCTACTGTTGTTTCGTAATTCCGAATAATGTCAAACGTAATAATCGGCTGTTGAAATGGCAAGCGGAGTACCTCTTGGGCCTCCCTATGTAATACAGCGTTTATTTCTTCTTTTTTCAAACCATTTGGCACTTGATGCCTTCGAATCGACACGAAGGCATCTGAAACTGATAAGGAAACATGGGCATGCTTCCATTTCTTTTGTTTGACGATTTTCTCAAGATAATTTTGGAAACCTTTTTCATCTACCAATTTCCCATCTTCTATTAAACCTTCTTTTATTAAAACTTCTCCATAATCGATAATATCATCGAGACGATTTCTTCTCGAAACTAGATATCGAAAGTAGCGATCGTAAAATACGAGATGCACATGTTTTTTCTGTAACATGGTACTCCCCTTTCCATCAAGTATTACCAAAGTGTTTGCATATAAGCACGTACAATCTCTTCGCCCCATATATAGGTGAGAATCGCACCAATCATGATGGACGGACCAAATGGCACTTCTTGCTTCCTTCTCCATCCGTTCTTAGCTAATATGGCGAGGCTGAATGCAAGACCGATGACATTAGCAAGAAAGAAAGCGAGTAATATGTACGGAAATCCTAATAAGATTCCTAATAAACCTAACAGCTTCATGTCTCCTCCGCCCATGCCACCTCTGCTTATCAAAATAATTAGTGCCACCGTACCATATCCAGTGACAGCCCCTAACAAACTGGACCACCACGGGTCTAATGGTGATAGGCACCGGAGGATAACCATTATCGGCAGAAAGGCAAGTAATATCCGATTCGGAATCATCATATAGCGAAAGTCTGACACGATGATAATTGCAAATAAGCTGATTAAACATAATGTTATCCAAAGTGATATCGACATACCATAATAAAGGTATGCCAGCAAAAAGCCTATTCCTGTTAGCAATTCCACGACAGGGTATAGTACAGAAATTCGTTCTTTACAATTCCGGCACTTCCCTTTTT is a genomic window of Gracilibacillus salinarum containing:
- the pilO gene encoding type 4a pilus biogenesis protein PilO, whose amino-acid sequence is MTVKWTRASIFWLLLVLLLIVGAYLLGRIYFLDPVKADHQKISMDLQTQELYLANADTWEETVGNMSPELLEKLPVHKQNDAIIQLLDQAKKASQLSISSVQVEENTSEIEDVQSLIYLIEGQAPAYDNFHQFLTKLNENSRVIDIRQINFDRTDDEHAIDFTIQFHTFFTPDLQGLEAN
- the radC gene encoding RadC family protein → MKEVPKEDRPRERLLTFGPGHLSNQELLAILLGSGTRSENVHQLAETVLCHFEGLKMLKDVTIEELIQIKGIGQAKGVQILAAVEFGKRIQQFKEKEKYTIRSPEDGANYLMEEMSGLKQEHFVSMFLDTKNQIIHRQTIFIGSLNASIVHPREVYREAVKRSAASIICAHNHPSGDPSPSQEDIHVTKRLSESGKMIGIELLDHLIIGDHKFISLKEKGYL
- the pilM gene encoding type IV pilus biogenesis protein PilM, which gives rise to MLQKKHVHLVFYDRYFRYLVSRRNRLDDIIDYGEVLIKEGLIEDGKLVDEKGFQNYLEKIVKQKKWKHAHVSLSVSDAFVSIRRHQVPNGLKKEEINAVLHREAQEVLRLPFQQPIITFDIIRNYETTVELLVFAYPKDVLQAFLNVFAAIHLKPIIADISSLALWRLYQEVLPDTNYEQDTLLMQWTKTGLVLAAFENGLLVFSRHVQLPVENRLWSWSFEREQLKWTGDEEELQALIDTHLVTMERFNDFYRYSVQKGNKGIEKIVLAGDFPYMDQARTALTSFSSLPVDALQNYLPGTIPRGSSDLAGLVIRGNSK
- a CDS encoding prepilin peptidase — its product is MDIMYSVFFFILGLILGSFYNVVGLRVPEQTFFSSSRSICPACKQTLSWYELIPVVSFVIQKGKCRNCKERISVLYPVVELLTGIGFLLAYLYYGMSISLWITLCLISLFAIIIVSDFRYMMIPNRILLAFLPIMVILRCLSPLDPWWSSLLGAVTGYGTVALIILISRGGMGGGDMKLLGLLGILLGFPYILLAFFLANVIGLAFSLAILAKNGWRRKQEVPFGPSIMIGAILTYIWGEEIVRAYMQTLW
- a CDS encoding SPOR domain-containing protein is translated as MDNKKAITIQINRNQHDAPSQRDAQVHNASNQSSLEDYIRENHHPMDDDHVFQRQYTPDPGSFKKKPSQSFWKKYKSLWLSALTAIIIGSFLGFIMLKMFVDLDPEEMATNQNSTNGAVQTTGSTSEENSGGATGGDALELKSYPLFVIQAGVYSNQAAAEELITGLEQENVAAMIWQRDDQYHVFVGAETSHDASKQFASSSINTTYEIYAGKEWTTNTETASVSAEEKAWLTDLGSMIDQQLADGLDPSSITEWLQAKPENMSEKVQVVATAADEFANASDEQAKQVALLSIIESYEKLATN